From one Paenibacillus terrae HPL-003 genomic stretch:
- a CDS encoding sugar ABC transporter substrate-binding protein produces MGDRKKSLLRIGAVALLSLSVVLSGCSISGSSKGGNSNADNVNSGEVGAASPIEISVFLNEAGQQATADNKLYKMMKDELGVTFKFEFLAGDKNQKLGVMIAGGDYPDLISADTKLTAAGGVIPLEDLIEKHAPNLKKHYEKYWNQMKDPNDGHIYYLPNYGVYNGEVADTYYGGPAFWVQKAVLKEFNYPTIKTLDEYFDLIKKYKEKYPTIDGSPTIGFEILNYDWKTWGLLNPPQHLIGHPNDGGVVVNKGVAEIFADKDYAKKYYQKLNEINAQDLLDKETFTQNYDQYLAKLSNGNVLGMFDQHWNFLKAEDSLKVQKKLERTYVGFPLVYDSSIKDYYRDRPALNLNNGFGITVNAKDPVKIIKVLDKLMDEKWQKRFTWGVEGQDYYVNKQGRFMKTPEQRTNADDAAWKLANKAEALYNTAPKLEGYFSDGNATTATNQPEEYQASLKPYDKEVLKAYGFNSYVDFFSAPPENPVYYPAWSADIVDGSPAKIASTKLNELSTKYLPKAILSSPSSFDSVWNEYTSEIHKLDIKTYEDKINEVLKWRIENWTAK; encoded by the coding sequence ATGGGGGACAGAAAAAAATCGTTACTTCGTATTGGAGCGGTAGCACTTTTGTCACTGAGCGTTGTTCTATCTGGCTGCTCAATCAGCGGCAGCAGCAAAGGTGGAAATTCCAATGCGGACAATGTCAACAGCGGAGAGGTTGGAGCGGCAAGTCCAATTGAAATCTCAGTCTTCTTGAATGAAGCTGGACAGCAGGCGACAGCGGACAACAAGCTTTACAAAATGATGAAGGATGAGCTTGGTGTTACCTTCAAATTTGAATTTCTTGCGGGCGATAAGAACCAGAAGCTCGGCGTTATGATTGCTGGCGGGGATTACCCGGACCTGATCTCGGCAGACACAAAGCTGACTGCTGCGGGAGGCGTCATCCCGTTGGAAGATCTGATCGAGAAACATGCACCTAATCTGAAGAAACACTATGAAAAGTATTGGAACCAAATGAAGGACCCTAATGATGGACATATTTACTATTTGCCAAACTATGGCGTCTACAATGGTGAAGTTGCTGATACCTATTACGGTGGTCCTGCCTTCTGGGTTCAAAAGGCTGTTCTCAAGGAGTTCAACTATCCAACTATTAAAACATTGGATGAATACTTCGATCTGATTAAAAAGTACAAAGAGAAATACCCAACGATTGATGGCAGCCCAACTATTGGTTTTGAAATCCTGAACTATGACTGGAAAACCTGGGGATTGCTGAATCCTCCACAACATTTGATTGGTCATCCAAACGATGGCGGTGTAGTTGTAAACAAAGGTGTGGCAGAAATTTTTGCTGATAAAGATTACGCTAAGAAGTACTACCAGAAGCTGAATGAAATTAATGCTCAAGACTTGCTCGATAAGGAAACGTTTACACAGAACTATGATCAGTACTTGGCGAAGTTGTCTAACGGTAATGTACTGGGGATGTTCGATCAGCACTGGAACTTCCTCAAAGCTGAGGATTCACTGAAGGTGCAGAAGAAGCTGGAGCGGACATATGTAGGTTTCCCTCTGGTATATGATTCCAGCATTAAGGATTACTATCGGGACCGTCCAGCGCTTAATCTGAATAATGGTTTTGGTATTACTGTTAACGCCAAGGATCCGGTAAAAATCATCAAAGTACTCGATAAACTTATGGATGAAAAATGGCAAAAGCGATTTACTTGGGGTGTCGAAGGCCAGGATTATTATGTTAATAAGCAAGGTCGCTTCATGAAAACACCAGAGCAGCGTACTAACGCTGATGATGCTGCCTGGAAGCTCGCCAATAAAGCAGAAGCTTTATACAATACCGCACCGAAGCTGGAGGGTTATTTTAGCGATGGCAACGCCACCACGGCAACCAATCAGCCTGAAGAGTATCAAGCAAGCTTGAAGCCTTACGATAAGGAAGTTCTAAAGGCATACGGGTTTAATAGCTACGTTGACTTCTTTAGTGCTCCTCCTGAGAACCCAGTCTACTACCCGGCTTGGTCCGCCGATATCGTGGATGGTTCTCCGGCCAAGATTGCCAGCACAAAGCTGAACGAGCTTTCTACAAAGTATCTGCCTAAAGCAATCCTGTCGAGTCCGTCTAGCTTCGACTCCGTATGGAACGAATACACCTCCGAGATTCATAAGCTTGACATCAAGACCTATGAAGACAAAATAAACGAAGTGCTGAAGTGGAGAATTGAGAATTGGACTGCTAAATAG
- a CDS encoding response regulator, whose amino-acid sequence MAFKVLLIDDEPWALEGMQIWIDWGELGFEVCGICGNGMDGLRLMEKLGPDLVMVDIHMPIMDGLEMIKQWRQRGNVSTKFIILTGYSEFDYARKALKYRVSRYLLKPLDEEQTELEIRAIQRELLEEQELIYIGQIARREEVLQMIKEALLGKSMSTEGNDFMESVSQSANLWNVCLVQAHRDQSARLGECALELLDDLETAYLVHLSMEHFVIVFGDSAYQGDGLSAEKTIEALARRLAGFRVFMAVGTSAGSLTGIRAAYKTATKALLHAFYELEENRIIRYDMIEGSVFQHCHNQLELLERILEAFEIIDYAGYRSIVDSMEQLFRETRVYPDEVRKFVVFLLHEIRAYMSVHIASDRRPFGYLFDIPNMDEALLTFDDMIGMLRSCGQVCFELLLKQSMIEPQGIVQDINDYIRSYFRESLTIKQLAEQFFLHPTYLGQLLIRKNGIGFNELLHDLRIEEASRLLRMNQYKNSELSEMVGYTNYNHFLKQFEKRLGMSPNEYKKIKAFHVKSFNSNIVSDQI is encoded by the coding sequence ATGGCGTTTAAAGTGCTGCTGATTGACGACGAGCCTTGGGCACTGGAGGGCATGCAAATTTGGATTGATTGGGGAGAGCTGGGCTTTGAGGTGTGTGGCATTTGCGGCAACGGAATGGATGGTTTGAGGCTAATGGAGAAACTGGGGCCAGACCTGGTGATGGTGGATATCCACATGCCGATAATGGATGGTTTGGAAATGATAAAGCAATGGCGGCAAAGAGGGAATGTCTCCACGAAATTTATCATTCTTACAGGGTACAGCGAATTTGATTACGCTCGAAAGGCTCTCAAATACAGAGTCTCCCGGTATTTGCTGAAGCCTTTGGATGAGGAGCAGACTGAACTGGAGATTCGGGCAATTCAACGCGAATTGTTGGAGGAACAGGAGCTCATTTACATCGGCCAGATTGCTCGTCGGGAAGAGGTGTTGCAGATGATTAAGGAGGCACTACTGGGCAAATCGATGTCCACGGAGGGGAACGATTTCATGGAATCTGTGTCCCAATCCGCCAACTTATGGAATGTATGTCTGGTGCAGGCGCATCGGGACCAGTCCGCACGACTGGGCGAGTGTGCACTTGAATTACTCGATGACTTAGAGACAGCATATTTGGTGCATCTGTCCATGGAACATTTCGTCATTGTGTTCGGCGACTCGGCGTATCAAGGTGATGGACTCAGTGCTGAGAAGACTATAGAAGCACTGGCCCGTCGCTTGGCGGGCTTTCGTGTCTTCATGGCAGTTGGTACCTCGGCAGGCTCACTAACTGGAATCAGAGCAGCCTACAAGACAGCGACCAAGGCGCTGCTGCATGCGTTTTATGAGTTGGAAGAGAACCGCATTATCCGTTATGACATGATTGAAGGAAGCGTGTTTCAACATTGCCACAATCAGTTGGAACTTTTGGAACGCATATTGGAGGCGTTTGAAATCATCGACTATGCTGGCTATCGGTCGATTGTTGATTCGATGGAGCAATTGTTCCGGGAGACGCGAGTGTATCCCGATGAGGTTCGGAAATTTGTCGTCTTTCTTCTGCACGAAATCAGGGCGTATATGAGTGTTCATATTGCTAGCGACAGGAGGCCTTTCGGCTATCTGTTCGACATCCCCAATATGGACGAGGCGTTGCTGACTTTTGACGATATGATCGGGATGCTGCGTTCTTGTGGACAGGTTTGCTTTGAACTTCTTCTCAAACAGAGCATGATTGAGCCTCAGGGGATCGTGCAGGATATCAATGACTACATCCGTAGTTATTTCCGGGAAAGTCTGACCATTAAACAGCTGGCAGAGCAATTTTTTCTGCATCCTACCTATCTGGGACAATTGTTGATACGCAAAAACGGTATCGGGTTCAATGAATTGCTCCATGATCTGAGGATTGAAGAGGCAAGTCGCCTGCTTCGTATGAACCAATATAAAAATAGCGAGCTATCAGAAATGGTAGGATATACTAATTATAACCATTTTTTGAAGCAATTTGAGAAGCGCTTGGGTATGTCACCAAACGAATATAAGAAAATCAAAGCTTTTCATGTGAAAAGCTTTAATTCGAATATAGTTTCCGATCAGATATAA